In a single window of the Peptococcaceae bacterium 1198_IL3148 genome:
- the cysE gene encoding serine O-acetyltransferase: MFNRLKREIQVVFERDPAVKSTLEVLLTYPGLHAIMTHRLAHWMYKKKWFLPARMLSQFSRFITGIEIHPGAKIGEGLFIDHGAGVVIGETAEVGDNVTIYQGVTLGGTGKEKGKRHPTIGNNVVISSGAKVLGSFCVGDNVKIGAGSVVLKPVPDNCTVVGVPGKIVVRNGQRVGTVPEIDLRHDLLPDPVADAITALNQAMQRLEKRVDELERENHMLKNELKKGAQSCD; encoded by the coding sequence ATGTTTAATAGATTAAAGAGAGAAATCCAAGTGGTATTTGAGCGGGACCCCGCTGTAAAAAGCACGTTGGAAGTTTTGTTGACTTATCCAGGGCTACACGCCATTATGACCCATCGGTTAGCCCACTGGATGTATAAGAAAAAATGGTTTTTACCAGCACGGATGCTTTCCCAATTTTCCCGGTTCATTACCGGCATTGAGATTCACCCGGGCGCCAAAATTGGTGAAGGCTTATTTATCGACCACGGCGCCGGGGTGGTAATTGGTGAAACCGCTGAAGTGGGGGACAATGTCACCATTTATCAAGGGGTAACTTTAGGTGGTACCGGGAAAGAAAAGGGTAAGCGCCATCCCACCATTGGCAATAATGTGGTGATCAGCTCCGGCGCCAAAGTGCTGGGTTCCTTTTGCGTGGGGGACAATGTTAAGATTGGTGCCGGATCGGTGGTTTTAAAACCAGTTCCGGACAATTGTACCGTTGTGGGTGTTCCGGGAAAAATTGTGGTTAGAAACGGGCAACGGGTGGGAACGGTGCCTGAAATTGACCTGCGTCACGATCTACTACCTGACCCGGTGGCCGATGCGATTACCGCTTTAAACCAGGCCATGCAGCGGTTAGAGAAACGGGTGGATGAGCTGGAGCGGGAAAACCACATGTTGAAGAATGAACTGAAGAAGGGGGCCCAAAGTTGTGATTGA